A window of Vigna unguiculata cultivar IT97K-499-35 chromosome 4, ASM411807v1, whole genome shotgun sequence contains these coding sequences:
- the LOC114180504 gene encoding uncharacterized protein LOC114180504, whose translation MQRQLAEIRRKNEEEVNALRAENQRIRRQTERTERRREMPQEEEVQEETSDQEESRAQTNPNHTSALARTPRHHPFVDGIMTADLPARWKGLTMNQYDGTTDPEEHIDIFTTQVGLYTTEDAILCRVFPTSLKGPALRWFTRLPPNSVDCFDTLTTRFSIQFTTSKPHHLTSLALVNVRQEKDETLRNFMERFGKLSLNISNLNPEVAMHHLITALRPGPFVDSLCKKPVANLDELRTRATKFMQMEELKEFRNTTRRETLDRKQPERDRATTSRPGSRFREQRQPKYHRYTPLISNRAQILEEALNADLISPPRKVPTPPHADTTKHCRYHRNYGHTTEECFTLKDKIEELIQAGHLKRFVKREEGGFASRKEDRDGGNERKEYRAPAYGGDAKITLDERSIIRRMSNGNHRKSHYGELLTTLREVSLVGAPLHLPERSMSVQFRA comes from the coding sequence ATGCAGCGGCAACTAGCTGAGATAAGACGTAAAAACGAAGAGGAAGTCAACGCCTTGAGGGCGGAAAACCAAAGAATCAGGAGACAGACCGAACGCACGGAGAGAAGGAGAGAAATGCCACAAGAAGAAGAAGTACAAGAAGAGACGTCAGACCAGGAGGAATCCCGCGCTCAAACTAATCCCAATCATACCAGTGCACTAGCAAGAACACCTAGGCATCACCCCTTTGTGGACGGAATCATGACGGCTGACCTCCCTGCACGTTGGAAGGGGCTTACTATGAATCAGTATGATGGCACCACAGATCCGGAGGAGCATATAGACATCTTTACCACTCAGGTGGGACTGTATACAACCGAAGACGCCATCCTCTGTCGCGTTTTCCCAACATCGCTAAAGGGTCCGGCGCTCCGTTGGTTTACCCGGCTTCCCCCCAACTCCGTGGACTGTTTTGATACACTGACGACGCGTTTTAGCATTCAATTTACTACTAGCAAACCCCATCATCTCACCTCTTTGGCACTGGTGAATGTGCGGCAAGAAAAAGATGAGACATTACGCAATTTCATGGAGCGATTCGGGAAACTATCCCTAAACATCAGTAATTTGAATCCAGAGGTAGCCATGCATCATTTGATTACAGCCCTGCGACCAGGCCCATTTGTGGACAGCCTGTGCAAAAAACCTGTGGCCAATCTGGACGAGCTCCGAACGCGAGCTACGAAGTTTATGCAAATGGAAGAGCTGAAGGAGTTTCGCAACACCACCCGCAGGGAAACCCTTGACAGAAAGCAACCCGAGAGAGACAGAGCAACAACCTCAAGACCAGGCTCTAGGTTCCGAGAGCAAAGACAACCAAAGTATCATAGATACACCCCGCTGATATCCAACAGGGCACAGATTCTGGAGGAAGCCCTAAATGCCGACCTTATATCTCCCCCTAGAAAGGTCCCAACTCCCCCTCATGCTGACACCACGAAGCACTGCCGTTATCACCGAAATTATGGCCATACTACAGAAGAGTGTTTCACACTAAAGGACAAAATCGAGGAGTTAATACAAGCTGGGCATCTCAAAAGGTTTGTAAAACGCGAAGAGGGGGGATTTGCATCCAGAAAGGAGGACCGAGATGGAGGAAACGAGAGGAAAGAGTACAGAGCGCCAGCGTATGGGGGCGACGCGAAGATAACCTTAGACGAAAGATCGATCATAAGAAGGATGAGCAACGGGAACCACAGGAAAAGCCATTACGGGGAGTTATTAACTACATTGCGGGAGGTTTCGCTGGTGGGGGCTCCACTGCATCTGCCAGAAAGAAGTATGTCCGTGCAGTTCAGAGCGTGA
- the LOC114180502 gene encoding LOW QUALITY PROTEIN: uncharacterized protein LOC114180502 (The sequence of the model RefSeq protein was modified relative to this genomic sequence to represent the inferred CDS: inserted 1 base in 1 codon), protein MPPITFRDDDFQAVDPQHDDPMVMSVEIEDFAVRKTLVDQGSSVDILYWRTFKKLKISEEDIQHYSEPIVGFSGERVDTKGYIDLFTKFGGGKVTRTVKIRYLIVDAHTSYNILLGRPSLNTLGAVVSTYHLAMKFPSASGDIITIHVDQPTARKCYADSLRGRPRSPPKRAVHNIERTSRIEGADLDPRFNDDTRVEPVEATERHDFGDGVRYTYTGKAYADVEELKQTLNEHADLFAWSAADMPGIDPRIACHKLSVYTEAKSVAQKRRKMGEEKREATKIEVQKLLSAGFITEAKYTTWLANVVLVKKPNGKWRMCTDYTDLNKACPKDTYPLPSIDRLVDGAAGHRVLSFLDAYSGYNQIPMYAGDKEKTAFITEEANFYYEVMPFGLKNAGATYQRLMDRVFIIXIGKCMEVYVDDMVVMSDSLEQHIIDLREVLHAVRRYDMRLNPEKCVFGVTGGKFLGFMLTHRGIEANPDKCQAVLSMRSPANIKETQRLVGRLAALSRFMPTLDEKTQPMLKLMKKACKFAWDEACEHAFVKLKEYMSSPSILHKPAKGKPLLIYLAISNNVVSTAIVQEHDGQQQPVYFISRVLHDAELRYQTVEKVALALVVTTRRLRPYFQSYEAIVRTDYPIHKMLRRPDLAGRMVGWSVELSEFHIRCEARGAIKAQCLADFVNELAGQTEPNDNTWTLFVDGSSNTKGGGAGIVLQGPNNLLLEQSLRFGFKPSNNQAEYEALIAGLHLAADMGVENLTCKSDSQLLVGHMDGSFQVKDPLLIRYYHVVKGMLAQFKTVRLEHINRAQNSRADLLSKLATTKIKGQHHTVTHATLSQPTVTMIDSNVTEVTKTEDKGWMVPIVQFIQHGEDSGTDDPAIRKKASRFMLIGGELYKRGFSNPLLKCVAENQTQYLMDELHTGICGFHSGSRTMASRILRAGYYWPTLKTDCDKYVQRCTRCQQHGNLLHAKLEELHTIMSPWPFAMWGMDILGPFSPGRGQVKFLLVAVDYFTKWIEAEPLATITAQQVQKFVWRNLICRFGVPKTIITDNGRQFIDKGLADFYKGLHIHHVTSSVEHPQMNGQAEAVNKVILKELKKRLGEAKGTWADELLEVLWAYRCTPQSTTKETPYSLTYGVDAMIPIEIGDTSLRRRLFDVNLNNESMLINLDLLQELRDRSCIREAASKARAQRRYNSKVKHRSFHQGDLVWRMASNARKKEGKFSPNWEGPFRIREVVGKGAYRLEYLSGSTIPATWNSSHLKFYYS, encoded by the exons ATGCCGCCTATTACCTTTAGGGACGACGATTTTCAGGCTGTTGACCCTCAACATGATGATCCGATGGTCATGTCGGTGGAAATTGAAGACTTCGCTGTCAGAAAAACCCTTGTGGATCAAGGAAGTTCGGTAGACATCCTCTATTGGAGAACTttcaaaaagttgaaaatttcaGAAGAAGACATTCAACATTATTCAGAACCCATAGTTGGCTTTTCAGGTGAGAGGGTGGACACGAAAGGCTATATCGACCTCTTCACTAAATTTGGAGGAGGAAAGGTGACGAGGACGGTAAAGATCAGGTACCTCATCGTCGATGCGCACACATCATATAACATATTATTAGGAAGGCCCTCTCTTAATACGTTGGGCGCAGTCGTTTCCACATATCACTTGGCAATGAAGTTTCCTTCCGCATCTGGAGATATCATCACCATACACGTGGACCAACCTACTGCTCGTAAGTGTTATGCGGATAGCTTGAGAGGACGACCTAGGTCACCACCAAAACGCGCAGTACACAATATTGAGAGAACATCGAGGATTGAGGGCGCAGACTTAGATCCTCGCTTCAATGATGACACACGGGTCGAACCGGTTGAGGCCACAGAGAGACATGACTTCGGGGACGGGGTCAGGTACACCTACACTGGTAAGGCGTATGCAGATGTCGAGGAGCTGAAGCAGACGTTGAACGAGCACGCCGATTTGTTTGCATGGAGCGCAGCCGACATGCCTGGAATCGACCCTCGAATTGCTTGCCACAAACTGTCTGTTTATACAGAAGCAAAATCGGTCGCTCAAAAGAGGCGAAAAATGggggaagaaaagagagaagcAACCAAGATTGAGGTACAGAAACTGCTCTCCGCGGGCTTTATCACAGAGGCTAAGTATACCACTTGGTTGGCCAACGTGGTATTGGTCAAAAAGCCCAATGGCAAGTGGCGGATGTGCACGGACTACACAGACCTTAATAAGGCTTGCCCCAAAGACACTTATCCTTTACCCAGCATCGACCGGCTTGTCGATGGAGCAGCTGGCCATAGGGTACTTAGTTTCTTGGATGCCTATTCGGGTTACAACCAGATACCTATGTACGCAGGTGACAAGGAGAAAACAGCTTTCATCACAGAGGAAGCCAATTTCTACTATGAGGTAATGCCCTTTGGTTTGAAAAACGCAGGAGCGACGTATCAGAGATTGATGGATCGGGTTTTCATCA TGATTGGAAAATGCATGGAGGTTTACGTAGATGACATGGTGGTGATGTCCGATTCGTTAGAACAACACATAATAGACCTTAGGGAGGTGCTACATGCAGTACGCCGATATGACATGCGTTTAAATCCAGAGAAGTGCGTGTTCGGAGTCACAGGAGGGAAATTCTTAGGGTTCATGTTAACACACCGAGGAATTGAGGCTAACCCAGACAAGTGCCAAGCGGTACTAAGTATGCGTAGTCCTGCAAACATCAAGGAGACACAGAGGTTGGTCGGACGTTTAGCAGCACTGTCGAGATTCATGCCAACATTAGACGAGAAAACACAGCCCATGCTTAAACTGATGAAGAAGGCTTGTAAGTTCGCGTGGGATGAAGCCTGTGAGCACGCATTTGTTAAACTGAAAGAATATATGTCCTCACCCTCGATATTGCACAAACCCGCAAAAGGTAAACCACTTTTAATATATCTAGCTATTTCTAATAACGTCGTAAGCACTGCTATAGTCCAGGAACACGATGGACAGCAACAACCTGTTTACTTCATCAGCAGAGTTCTGCACGATGCTGAGCTGCGCTACCAGACGGTGGAGAAGGTGGCATTGGCATTGGTAGTCACAACCAGAAGATTACGGCCGTACTTTCAGAGCTATGAGGCCATAGTGCGAACCGACTACCCAATACACAAAATGCTGAGGAGACCCGATCTGGCGGGCCGAATGGTGGGATGGTCAGTTGAGTTGTCCGAATTTCACATTCGCTGCGAAGCGAGAGGAGcaatcaaagcccaatgtctgGCTGACTTTGTTAACGAGCTAGCTGGACAAACAGAGCCGAACGATAACACATGGACACTTTTTGTGGACGGCTCCTCTAATACCAAAGGTGGAGGGGCTGGCATAGTTTTGCAAGGACCAAACAATCTTCTTCTTGAGCAATCCTTGCGGTTCGGATTCAAGCCCTCAAACAATCAAGCGGAGTATGAAGCATTGATTGCTGGACTGCATTTGGCAGCAGATATGGGCGTCGAGAATCTCACGTGCAAATCCGACTCACAACTCCTGGTGGGACATATGGATGGCAGTTTCCAGGTGAAAGATCCTCTCCTCATCCGCTATTACCATGTCGTAAAAGGAATGTTGGCACAATTTAAAACAGTACGGCTGGAACACATTAATCGAGCGCAGAACTCCAGAGCAGACTTACTCTCTAAGTTAGCCACGACTAAGATAAAGGGACAACATCACACAGTAACTCATGCTACACTCAGTCAACCCACTGTCACCATGATAGATAGCAATGTCACAGAGGTAACAAAAACAGAGGACAAGGGGTGGATGGTTCCCATAGTTCAATTCATACAGCATGGTGAGGACAGCGGGACTGACGACCCCGCAATCAGGAAGAAGGCTTCGCGGTTCATGCTCATAGGCGGTGAATTATATAAAAGAGGATTTTCCAACCCCCTCTTAAAATGTGTAGCCGAAAATCAAACGCAATACTTGATGGATGAATTGCACACAGGCATTTGTGGTTTTCATTCCGGCTCGAGAACCATGGCGTCCCGCATCTTGAGAGCAGGGTACTATTGGCCTACCCTCAAGACGGATTGTGACAAATATGTTCAACGATGCACTCGCTGCCAGCAGCATGGCAATCTCCTACACGCAAAGCTAGAAGAACTTCATACCATTATGTCCCCGTGGCCTTTTGCTATGTGGGGTATGGACATCTTAGGACCTTTCAGTCCTGGGAGGGGACAAGTCAAGTTTTTGCTTGTGGCAGtcgattattttaccaaatggatcgaagcAGAACCCCTCGCTACGATCACGGCTCAGCAGGTACAAAAGTTCGTTTGGCGTAATCTAATCTGCAGATTTGGCGTTCCAAAAACCATCATAACAGACAATGGGCGACAGTTCATTGATAAGGGGCTGGCTGACTTTTATAAAGGACTCCACATTCACCATGTTACTAGTTCGGTAGAACATCCGCAGATGAATGGCCAAGCAGAGGCCGTAAACAAAGTCATATTGAAGGAATTAAAGAAACGACTCGGGGAGGCAAAAGGTACCTGGGCCGACGAACTACTAGAAGTTTTGTGGGCCTATCGCTGCACCCCTCAATCCACGACTAAGGAAACACCCTATAGCTTGACATACGGTGTTGATGCGATGATTCCTATTGAAATCGGCGACACTTCACTGAGACGACGGCTCTTTGATGTTAACCTTAACAACGAGAGCATGCTCATCAACCTAGACTTGCTCCAGGAACTCAGGGATCGTAGTTGCATTCGGGAAGCAGCATCCAAGGCTCGAGCTCAACGCCGTTACAACTCTAAAGTCAAGCATCGATCGTTTCATCAAGGAGATTTGGTTTGGCGGATGGCTAGCAACGCACGAAAAAAGGAAGGTAAATTCTCTCCCAACTGGGAGGGCCCATTTCGCATCCGTGAGGTCGTTGGCAAAGGAGCTTACCGCCTGGAATATCTATCTGGGAGCACTATACCAGCAACTTGGAATTCGTCacatctaaaattttattatagttaa